One segment of Sulfobacillus thermosulfidooxidans DSM 9293 DNA contains the following:
- a CDS encoding alpha/beta hydrolase, giving the protein MNNPVGTKESILVISDFPQKASSSLVSSLGFEDSTPNHEEITVLNLGGKERLAVPDVFYDGYIQVLTDARKHVGQWIDTVDSPLLIGLGLGGLVALWACADNRQAPVRGIVAIGSTPHLEFLKDRHPYYDWPADTVKKTLLDWDVSYKVPRIGSRHVLLLHGDHDQVIGANWIEEFFLLATGVSRFPDHWEYHRIRGLGHDWDHEGQAVQEARQYLHAFRKKIATLVG; this is encoded by the coding sequence ATGAATAATCCAGTCGGGACCAAGGAATCGATTTTGGTTATTAGTGATTTTCCGCAAAAGGCATCGTCGTCACTCGTATCCTCGTTGGGATTTGAAGACAGCACCCCTAATCATGAAGAGATTACCGTACTCAATTTAGGAGGAAAGGAGCGGCTTGCCGTTCCCGACGTGTTTTATGATGGGTATATTCAGGTACTTACAGACGCCAGAAAACACGTGGGGCAATGGATAGACACAGTCGATTCGCCTTTGCTCATTGGTCTAGGATTAGGAGGGCTGGTGGCCTTATGGGCCTGTGCCGATAACCGGCAGGCTCCGGTCCGGGGAATTGTGGCTATCGGCAGTACACCCCATTTAGAATTTCTTAAGGATCGCCATCCCTATTATGACTGGCCTGCGGATACGGTGAAAAAGACGTTGCTAGATTGGGACGTCAGTTACAAGGTGCCTCGCATTGGTTCCCGCCATGTTTTGCTTCTGCATGGGGATCATGACCAGGTTATTGGCGCAAACTGGATTGAAGAATTTTTTCTCCTAGCCACGGGCGTTAGCCGGTTTCCTGATCATTGGGAATATCACCGCATCCGCGGCCTTGGACACGACTGGGATCATGAGGGGCAAGCTGTGCAAGAAGCCAGGCAATATCTTCACGCATTCCGTAAAAAGATTGCCACCTTGGTAGGGTAA